The Triticum aestivum cultivar Chinese Spring chromosome 6D, IWGSC CS RefSeq v2.1, whole genome shotgun sequence genomic sequence tcgccgccgtcaAGACAGGTCTCCCGTCTCTCTCGACAACAACGAGACCGCCGCGCACGTTGATCCTGAACGATGAAGCTCGTCGGAAAAAGCCTCGCCCGAGACGGGCCCGGCTCCGTTAAGCTGCTACCGGAGGTGGATGATGACCTGTGGGACGCGTACAACCTCATCGCCGCCGGCGACGCCGTCGAGGCCGTCACGGTCCGGAAGATCACCAAGTCCTGGGGCCGCGACTCGGAGCGCGTGAAGCTGACTCTCGAGGTCGCGGTCGAGTCCACGGACTACGATAAGGACGGCTCCGTCCTACGCGTCCGCGGCAAGAACCTTAGCAAGAACGAGCACGTCCAGATCGGCCAGTACCATACCCTGGAAATCGAGCTGCGGAGGCCCTTCGTCCTCCGCAAGGAGGCCTGGGACTGGCCGGCGCTCGACACCATCCACAAATCCTGCGACGAGACTGCCGCCAAcgccgacctcgccgtgctcctcATGCAGGAAGGCCTCGCCCACCTCTTCCTCGTCGGCCGGAGCGTCACGGCCACCAGAGCGCGCGTCGAGGTGCCCATCCCCAGGAAGCACGGCTCCAGCTCCGGCGCCGTCGCCGCGTACGACACCGCCCTCAGGGACTTCTTCCACCGCGTCCTGGCCGCCTTCGTGCACCACGTCGACTTCGGCCTCGTCCAGTGCGTGGTGATCGCGAGCCCGGGCTTCACCAAGGACCAGTTCCGCGACTACATGCTCCTGGAGGCCGCGCGGCGAGGGGACCTGCGCGCCATCACGGAGCACAAGGCGCGCATCGTCCTCGCGCCCGCGCCCTCGGGCTACCCGCACAGCCTCAAGGACGTCCTCGCCGCCCCGACCGTCATGTCGCTGATAAAGGACACGAGGGCAGCGCAGGAGGTGCCGGCGCTGCAGGAGTTCTTCGCCATGATCGCCAAGGACTCGGCACGGGCTTGCTACGGGCCCAAGCACGTCGAGGTCGCGCATGAACGCCTCGCCATCCAGACTCTCCTGCTCACGGACACTTGGTTCCGGAACCCCGACGTTGCTGCTAGGCGCAAATGCGTCGATTTGGCCGAATCGGTGAAGAAGATCGGTGGCAAAGTGTGCGTCTTATCGTCCATGCATGTCTCTGGTGATCAGCTCGAGCAGCTCACGGGGATAGCCGCGGTTCTTCGTTTTCCCATGCCTGATCTCGACGACATCGAGATGTGATTTATTGCTCTGCTTTTTTTTTCTACTACCACTAGGGTGTACGCTCTCTGTTTTACTTTTATTACTTGAACTATATATCGTGTGTCTCGCTCCAATACACAACTTTGATCACTTATTACTATTATTATACCATGTTTATTCAGTTTTGTAACCAGACAAAGTTTATACATTGTGAAGGTGATTTTTCGCTGAAAATATCAATCCGAAAATCTACCCAAGTTACTAAGCTCCCTAGAATTGCTAGCACGTGGTGGCTCGCGGCTTTGTAAGGCATTGATGCGGCCTGATTTGAACGGTTCTTCGTTTTCCCATGCCTTATTTGGACGACATCTAGATGTGATACGTGCTCTGCTTATTTTTCTTCAGAGAACTTTTACTTGAACTATCGTTTTAGATGGAGTCAATTACACCGGTGGTGCTTGAACTTGGCGCAAACGGTCACTTTGGTGCTAGAACTTGCGGCATACATCGAACTGGTGTAACAAGTTGGCTCGGACGTGTAAATACGGTGCAAACCTTGGCTGTGTACGCCTGAGCCGCTGATTAGGCGCGCCAACATGGCATGGGTCCCGCCGTCAGTGACCCGAAGGCAGACAGGAGGGCGTGTGGCCAGTTTTTTTGCATAAACCCCCTTGAATTATTATTTTCCCACAAAAAGGCCCTGTCAACGTTGGAAGATAGCATTTCATTTTTTTTCGACTTTATAGCCAGTGGGCCCCGTGTGTACATACTGAGAATTATTAACAAGAAAAAACGGAGGCCTCCACGTCTCGAACGTGCGACCCTTGCCCATGTCACAGTCTGTCTGCTACACCATTCAGTCTTCACAACTTCAGATAAATTTTTGTATTCATCAATTTGAATATTAAATATAAGCAGCACATGTATATTTTTCTATTAAATAAACATTTTAAATGTCCATATTTAATAAACAATTTTATATAATGGATGTGTGTATGTTTAAATATTTTTATCTACTAATCATTGTTTGTATGTCTAACATTTATAAAAAAtaaatatttgaacattattttaatTACTTACATTTCACAAATATTTCAAAAAGAATTAGCGCGTGCAAATGGGCTGCATATCTTCCTTATACTACATTAACAGTTGTTATCCTTGTTAGACATCCGAATGTAATTGATGCTGTGGCTATGAGCACGAGCGCCCTAACAGTAGGTTGTCGTGTTGAATTCTTAAAAAAAAGTCACATGTTGGAGTGTAGAGAGTCTAACATATTCCCTTTCAATTCCCGccaaaaaaaaacattttttcttttaattttcacGTCGGGACTCACCTGTCAtacaacaaacaaaataaaataccaTCTACCACGTGGACATGGTCTTTTTTGTGAGAGAAAAAATCGAGGTTTttctgaaaaaagaaaaaaacaggccACGCACTTCTAGTCTTTGACAAAGGGCCCCACGCCACGCTAGCGGCCAAGTCAGCGTTGATTTCGTATCCAAGTGCGGTTAGCACTGTATTTGCACACCCGAGCCAAGTTATTGCACCAGTTCAATGTATGTCACAAGTTCTAGCACCAAAGTGACCGTTTACGCCAAGTTCAAGCACCACCGGTGTAATTGACTCCTCCACGAATACACAACTTTGATCACTTATTCCTATTATCAATCTTGCTAAGTCTCAGTCAATGGTAATATCAATGAGATCTTGCGTTGAGAACCAtgtaaaaattccttttcagtattttctttttctctttcgcATGTAATGTCAcctgactgagacttggttaaatctcagtcgacaGAGACCTAACCACACCCCTTATTATACAAAGCAAAGTTTGGAGGTGATTTTTTTCTTGAAAATATTAATGTTACATTTTTTTTAGAGAACAGGAGAGTTTTATTGCTCAATAATAGTCATAGGGATACAAGTATGGTCCGGGGACCACAACCAAATGTGTTTATACCCTCATCAAGAGAGGATGAATATTTCGCTAATGCATGTGCATCC encodes the following:
- the LOC123141986 gene encoding protein PELOTA 1, with the protein product MKLVGKSLARDGPGSVKLLPEVDDDLWDAYNLIAAGDAVEAVTVRKITKSWGRDSERVKLTLEVAVESTDYDKDGSVLRVRGKNLSKNEHVQIGQYHTLEIELRRPFVLRKEAWDWPALDTIHKSCDETAANADLAVLLMQEGLAHLFLVGRSVTATRARVEVPIPRKHGSSSGAVAAYDTALRDFFHRVLAAFVHHVDFGLVQCVVIASPGFTKDQFRDYMLLEAARRGDLRAITEHKARIVLAPAPSGYPHSLKDVLAAPTVMSLIKDTRAAQEVPALQEFFAMIAKDSARACYGPKHVEVAHERLAIQTLLLTDTWFRNPDVAARRKCVDLAESVKKIGGKVCVLSSMHVSGDQLEQLTGIAAVLRFPMPDLDDIEM